One window of Prionailurus bengalensis isolate Pbe53 chromosome B1, Fcat_Pben_1.1_paternal_pri, whole genome shotgun sequence genomic DNA carries:
- the R3HCC1 gene encoding R3H and coiled-coil domain-containing protein 1 isoform X1, with translation MAHMEANQALPPVTLALLCLDGVFLSSAENDFVHRIQEELDRFLLQKQLSKVLLFPPLSSRLRYLIHRTAENFDLLSSFSVGEGWRRRTVICHLDIRLPSSDGLSGPCHPPASQPSKHRGPRPTSNQGAPAGPRGARAGRWHRGRKPDQALYVPRVLRRQEEWVPPSTQGLKGDAPAGGLLEEPGNVGAEDLNSDQDLPVLTTQAPEDLQGPDQRCDNEQLLDLVGIESPQPESHSGTGHGLEMATQLGSSLRLDSEEANGSEVEKSLAEEEEAELEELGLGSCSEDDYSELLQEITDNLTEKEIQVEKIHVDTSSFMEELPGEKDFAHVVEIYDFEPTLKTEDLLAAFSEFQEKGLKIQWVDDTHALGVFPCLASAAEALTKDFSVLKIRPLTQGTKQSKLKALQRPKLLRLAKARPQTNTAVARRLVARALGLQHKKKERPAVESSTSLRP, from the exons ATGGCACACATGGAGGCCAATCAG GCTCTCCCACCTGTCACCCTGGCCCTTCTTTGCTTGGACGGCGTCTTCCTCTCCTCCGCCGAGAATGACTTTGTGCACCGCATCCAGGAGGAGCTGGACCGCTTTCTGCTGCAGAAGCAGCTGTCAAA ggTACTTCTTTTCCCCCCACTCTCCAGTCGCCTCCGGTACCTGATccacaggacagcagagaattttGATCTTCTGAGCAGCTTCTCTGttggggagggctggaggagaagGACAGTCATCTGTCACTTGGATATCAG gTTACCCAGTTCAGATGGACTCTCTGGCCCCTgccaccctcctgcctcccagcctaGCAAGCACCGAGGACCTCGGCCCACCTCAAACCAAGGAGCACCTGCTGGTCCTCGGGGGGCGCGGGCTGGCCGGTGGCATCGTGGACGCAAACCAGACCAGGCTTTGTATGTGCCCCGAGTACTGCGCAGGCAAGAAGAATGGGTACCACCCTCTACCCAAGGGCTCAAGGGAGATGCTCCAGCTGGTGGGCTCCTGGAAGAGCCTGGAAATGTTGGTGCTGAGGACCTCAACTCTGATCAGGACCTccctgtgttgacaactcaggcACCTGAGGACCTACAGGGCCCAGACCAACGCTGTGACAATGAACAGCTACTGGACCTAGTTGGCATTGAGTCCCCACAGCCCGAGAGCCACTCAGGAACAGGACATGGGTTGGAGATGGCCACACAACTTGGGTCCAGTCTGAGGCTGGACTCAGAAGAGGCGAATGGGAGTGAGGTGGAGAAGAGCctggcagaggaggaagaagcagaGTTGGAAGAGTTGGGGCTTGGCAGCTGCTCCGAGGATGATTACAGTGAGCTGCTACAGGAG ATAACAGACAACCTGACTGAGAAGGAGATTCAGGTAGAGAAGATCCATGTGGACACGTCCTCCTTCATGGAGGAGCTGCCTGGAGAAAAGGATTTTGCCCACGTGGTGGAGATCTACGACTTTGAGCCGACACTCAAGACTGAGGACCTGCTGGCAGCATTTTCCGAGTTCCA agagaaggggctCAAGATTCAGTGGGTAGATGACACGCACGCGCTCGGTGTCTTTCCCTGCCTGGCCTCAG cCGCTGAAGCCCTGACCAAGGATTTCTCTGTGCTCAAGATCCGGCCCCTTACGCAGGGAACCAAGCAGTCAAAGCTGAAAGCCTTGCAGAGGCCAA AGCTCCTGCGTCTGGCGAAGGCGAGACCACAGACAAATACAGCGGTGGCCAGGAGGCTGGTGGCCCGGGCCCTGGGGCTCCAACACAAGAAGAAAGAGCGGCCTGCGGTCGAGTCTTCTACCTCCCTGAGGCCCTGA
- the R3HCC1 gene encoding R3H and coiled-coil domain-containing protein 1 isoform X2: MAHMEANQALPPVTLALLCLDGVFLSSAENDFVHRIQEELDRFLLQKQLSKVLLFPPLSSRLRYLIHRTAENFDLLSSFSVGEGWRRRTVICHLDIRLPSSDGLSGPCHPPASQPSKHRGPRPTSNQGAPAGPRGARAGRWHRGRKPDQALYVPRVLRRQEEWVPPSTQGLKGDAPAGGLLEEPGNVGAEDLNSDQDLPVLTTQAPEDLQGPDQRCDNEQLLDLVGIESPQPESHSGTGHGLEMATQLGSSLRLDSEEANGSEVEKSLAEEEEAELEELGLGSCSEDDYSELLQEITDNLTEKEIQVEKIHVDTSSFMEELPGEKDFAHVVEIYDFEPTLKTEDLLAAFSEFQEKGLKIQWVDDTHALGVFPCLASELLRLAKARPQTNTAVARRLVARALGLQHKKKERPAVESSTSLRP; the protein is encoded by the exons ATGGCACACATGGAGGCCAATCAG GCTCTCCCACCTGTCACCCTGGCCCTTCTTTGCTTGGACGGCGTCTTCCTCTCCTCCGCCGAGAATGACTTTGTGCACCGCATCCAGGAGGAGCTGGACCGCTTTCTGCTGCAGAAGCAGCTGTCAAA ggTACTTCTTTTCCCCCCACTCTCCAGTCGCCTCCGGTACCTGATccacaggacagcagagaattttGATCTTCTGAGCAGCTTCTCTGttggggagggctggaggagaagGACAGTCATCTGTCACTTGGATATCAG gTTACCCAGTTCAGATGGACTCTCTGGCCCCTgccaccctcctgcctcccagcctaGCAAGCACCGAGGACCTCGGCCCACCTCAAACCAAGGAGCACCTGCTGGTCCTCGGGGGGCGCGGGCTGGCCGGTGGCATCGTGGACGCAAACCAGACCAGGCTTTGTATGTGCCCCGAGTACTGCGCAGGCAAGAAGAATGGGTACCACCCTCTACCCAAGGGCTCAAGGGAGATGCTCCAGCTGGTGGGCTCCTGGAAGAGCCTGGAAATGTTGGTGCTGAGGACCTCAACTCTGATCAGGACCTccctgtgttgacaactcaggcACCTGAGGACCTACAGGGCCCAGACCAACGCTGTGACAATGAACAGCTACTGGACCTAGTTGGCATTGAGTCCCCACAGCCCGAGAGCCACTCAGGAACAGGACATGGGTTGGAGATGGCCACACAACTTGGGTCCAGTCTGAGGCTGGACTCAGAAGAGGCGAATGGGAGTGAGGTGGAGAAGAGCctggcagaggaggaagaagcagaGTTGGAAGAGTTGGGGCTTGGCAGCTGCTCCGAGGATGATTACAGTGAGCTGCTACAGGAG ATAACAGACAACCTGACTGAGAAGGAGATTCAGGTAGAGAAGATCCATGTGGACACGTCCTCCTTCATGGAGGAGCTGCCTGGAGAAAAGGATTTTGCCCACGTGGTGGAGATCTACGACTTTGAGCCGACACTCAAGACTGAGGACCTGCTGGCAGCATTTTCCGAGTTCCA agagaaggggctCAAGATTCAGTGGGTAGATGACACGCACGCGCTCGGTGTCTTTCCCTGCCTGGCCTCAG AGCTCCTGCGTCTGGCGAAGGCGAGACCACAGACAAATACAGCGGTGGCCAGGAGGCTGGTGGCCCGGGCCCTGGGGCTCCAACACAAGAAGAAAGAGCGGCCTGCGGTCGAGTCTTCTACCTCCCTGAGGCCCTGA